The nucleotide window CTATTTACAGCAGACTGTCCCGCAGTTTTCTAACAGCTGTTACAGATATTCCAGGACATCATTAATGTACTGTCTGTATTTCCTGCTTGACAGCTCTCCAGACTTATTTCTTTTCAGCTTATTACCAGTTCTGCACATTGCCATATTTGGTatggttttttggttgtgtttgaCATTTTTTTTGATGCTATTGATTTTTATCctgtaattatttatttcagttagttgaacttctttctcatttcctctAGGTCTCTCTCCAGTTCTTTGTGAGAAAGTAGGGCAGTGTTTTTATGTTGTCATCCTATAAATTTGCTTTTGGGCTTATGAAACTTGGCAGCCTTCTTTTTAATAATCTGTTTTGGACAGGAATAGTGAGGATGAGTTAATATTtccaaaacattttgaagaatgtGAAATACTGCAAAGATATCTGAAATGACTTCATACTTTTATCACAGAGTTCACAAAACTGATTTTCAATATTGATTTACATGAATACTTTCACAgtaatattatttacattttgttttatagaaagcattaacatttttaatgtttaactgAATGTAAATTAGCatgtaaattaaacaaaattgcAGTTAAATAAGAGTGATAAGTACCTTTTTTTCAGTAAATCCCTGTCATTTGGACATGTCTAATGCTAGATTTGAGATTTCATGCTTACTTTAATAAAGGACGAGGTAAGGATGAGATGTCCTTACTCTGAACAGTAACGTGTGCATTGTATGTCTGCATAAAACACCTGCATTGTCTGGTAGATGTATAGTCTCTTTACTCTTGAACAGTGCTAAGACCCTAAAAGTGTGAAGAAGTGTCATAAGTTTTTAGTTTCCTGTTACATTGGCAACACTTCAAAGCTTATTTCCTGATACTCCATAGCTGTGTGATAACTGATACAGCTAGTGCTGtgtttttttaatggtatttcttttctgttgtgCCAAACTATGataaacagaataaagaaaactgCTTTACACTTGTATATGGTATTTCCAAACTTATCCTTAACAATCAACACAGAAAGTGAATTTTGCCAACAATATCCAGTTGTCCCTCACATTAGCAGCCCTGTCAATTGGACTCTGGTGGACGTTTGATAGGTCACGAAGTGGCTTTGGTCTTGGAATAGGAATTGCTTTTCTGGCCACGTTGGTGTCACAACTTCTGGTCTACAATGGAGTTTATCAGTAAGTATTTATTCCTTTAAGGTTAATTTATATTCTCCTGAAGCTATAACAACAAAGTCAGAATAACTGAAAGGGTAGAATTTGACATGATTTCCAACAATTTTGAGTGTAACATAAGTTGGACTGTTCTTGAAAGCTTTTATGTGTTTGTAAGTGAGATTTTTAGTTGGAAGTtagttatttcagtaaaattgctACCTTACCAACAATGTAACGTATTTTTTTTAGTTGAACAAATGGTATTATATTATAATCAATAAGAAGCTTCCTTTGTTATTTGCTGCAAGTAATTAAATTTCTATAATACAAAACTTTTTGAGTTGAAATGCCCTAAAATTTAAATTCTTGGATTTGTCTCGTGATGGCAGGAATCTATGTATTGCATAACGTTGAGCTCAAAAATGCATGTTCTTTTTCAGATACACATCTCCAGATTTCCTTTATGTTCGTTCCTGGTTGCCATGTATATTTTTTGCTGGTGGAATAACTATGGGCAATATCGGCAGGCAGCTGGCAATGGTAAGTTGAGAGCAGGGCGTCAGTTGCATACTAGTAAAAGTTCTCATCTACGTGGCATTCCTTCCTTCATATATACCAACCAGCTATTTGAATTGTAGATGTGGAGTTAGGTAAAAATCAGTTCTGGTCAGTGAGTTGTTAGTAGCATTATTCAGAGCACAGCCCATGACTTTGCTCTGTACACTCTCAGCTGCATACTTGTAGTCCTTACAGGACCAGGAGTTTAAGAGCTCCCGTATGTGGGGAGAAATCAGGCCATCCCCTAAGTCTCaactgctctttctgctgctCAAGGAAACAGAAATTGCAGCCAACAGTGTGTGCACAGAACTTAGGGAGACCAAGCTTATCTGGGTGAAGTGTAAGTTAAGCTCTTTTATCACCCTTTTTGTAGAAGAATTCCCTTCATAGTGGTCTTTTTCATTGGTTATGTAACttaatattattaattttgtcaacttctgtttttcagtatGAATGCAAAGTCATTGCAGAGAAGTCTCACGAGGACTGAGGAGAAACAATATGCAccttttaaacaggaaaaatacgTGACATGACTGTTGGAGGAGCATAAGGAACACTTGACTATGAAATTgccaaaatgcaattttttttccttaagtggTATACTTTACTGCAATCTGTGATTGCTGCTTCTGTAGAAACCTTGATGTCTGATTTTGATTACTGTGAAGTTACAATAGTATGCAATACATTTGACAATATTGGTTCgattataggatttttttttttccacatctaaACTCAGTTTACCATGAATTCTTGTCTGTCCATAATGTTGCAGTGCCAAACTGAACCTTTGCACTATGTTTCTGTAGCTGAAACTTCTGCTTCACTTTATCTTGAAAGTTTTGAGGAATTTGTTCTTAATAGCTCAGTGAAAGACGGGGGATTCAGATTTAGGAATGAAGATCTTATCTTTCCATGATGATAGCCTGTAGTATCTGTCTGAAATTCATGGATTACAGGTGAGCTTTGATGCAGTAACTGATGGATTTCTGCCTCTAACACACTATCTTCTTGTATCACAGGTGAGGAGACTTAATACAGATTGTGTGGGTTGTTGCCATAGCATTGCATTTGTCTATGGTATGTGCCCATATCACAGAATACAGAAATGGAAACCGAGGCTGGAAGatatttgctattttttcccctggTACAACCAGTATACATGTTTGTATATGAATTTATGTGGACCATCATCAGATGTGGACAGATTTGGAAACTATTTGTGTTGAGTAACAAGACACAATTCGGGTCATTCTTGTACAATCCCTTAAGCTGATTCATGTTGATcccttataaaaaaaaatcttagaggGGTTTTATTCTGAAACTTAATTCTGCTGAACTAAATCAGCCACTATCATATAGTGTCATAAAACCCTCTGTTACTAATGTTACCTTTGATAGTTCTTGTCTACTACTGGCTCTGTTCGCAGCATTGGTAGAAAGAGACAAGGATGTATTTTAGGTACTGATGTAGCCCTTATTACTGTGACTATGGTCCAGGCAACCGTAAACGCATTTGTTCTTATAACAGTTTTCTGAGGCAGAGAAatactgttactgttgttttaCAGGTGCCTGTGCACAGAAATTCTGATAGGACAGAGAGCTGAAATGGACTGTGTGCTTAATTGGTTCCCTTCTTAAGAAGAAGGATTTTAGTGTGTGACCCATATTTGGGGGCATACGTGGAATTTCCTCCTGGCTTTGCAGCTCCCTTTTAAGATAAAAGAACTTGTACAAGAAGGCAGAAAGCAGACTTCAAGAGGACACTGCTAACCTGTGCCAGCAGTGAATTTGGCATGGGATGGCTCTGCTTTTTTTTACCCCTTGTCTCTGTGTTGATGTTTTAAtgtattctttttccttttttgtcttgaAGTACTATTTTTTACATCTTCCATGAAAGGTTTATAAGACATGTTACAGTCACCTAGGGAGGGCTGGAGCTGGTCCAAAGAACAAATAGATGTTTAGAcaagtttttattaataaatgtgTGTATGCAATGTACACAAAGCTTGAAATAGGCGACTCTCAGTCTTATATGCTTATCTCTAAGTCTGAAAAGTATGCAGTGGAGTGCTTCCAAAAGCGTTGTAACAAAAGAGGTGGtcacaaaaggaaaatttcttgAATGAGGAAGTGTAAAAATAATAAGCAGATGAAGTATGAAGAGCTTGGTTCTGCAGCCCCACAGAGTTTCATCAGCTTATCACATTTCCATGACAGTTCAACACCAGAAGCACACTTTGATTGGGTAATGTTTCGGGAAAGCACTGACAGATGCACTTTGCTTTAAGCAGAGGTTCAACGTGTTTAAGTAAATCCTGGACTAGACATCTTCTTTTAATCAAACTGTATGGCAATACGAAGCATTATATTAGTAAACCCAAGAAACTGATAGGGCATGAACTAAGGGTGAGTTTCTTTAGGCAGGCTCTGGCATTTCACTGAAGAAGCTGTTGGATCCCTTTCTGTACAGTATTTTGCCTCATCGACCTTCTTAAGCAAATGGCTTCAGCTTGGTGGGCAGCGTGATGAGTCCCTCTTGAATTATCAGGGCATGAATGGCATAAAAATTCATATGTGTCTTATCCAGACTGTAGGGAACAACATGGTACCTCTGTAGCCAGTGTGCTGACTTGGTAAACAATTTCACTTCATCTTGACCACTAAGTGTATACAACTGGAGATGAGTAGTTTTTACTATTCACTTGGTGATAGAACTGCTTTTACCTGCCAGTCTAAATATTTACACAGAAGAAGCCTCATATATGTTAAAATGTGCATTATGTGAGAAGTGGTTGTTGTGCAGCTGTGGCACCCACTTTACAACACTTTGCACTCAGATTCATCGAAACCTGATCAGACTGTGTGGTCCACTaactttaaatttcattttggaaattttGAGCATGTTGTGCAAAGACAGCAATTGTCCAAAATAAATTTGGGTGGAGTCATTTATTATATGTGTTCTactatttttgttcttattttactAAAGCCAATACAGGTTTCACATCTTGAATGTCGTGTTTTTTCCAAACTGCATTGTAATTTTATGGCTGATGTGTTCAAAGCCTGAAAAAGGTTCATGATGAGAATGCTGACACGGCCTTAACTGTAGTGGTGTGAACATGCTGCTACTGTATAGCATGTAATTATAACATTAGAATGTCTCTAAAATGTTGTTCAATAGAGAATGAATAAGGTATATTTTAGATACAACTTTATAAGCACTATAACCTCTTCACTAATTAAGCATTGTAAGGTCTATGCTGTTTAAACTGGCAAATTGCTGTTAAAAGCAAAATGTGCATTAAATACAATTACAACCTTGTTTGGTaggtttcttctttctttaggaaatgatactgatttttaaaatacattgatttGCCTTCTATCAGCGATCTCCTCATAATTTTGACCCTTGAGCTGGCATATTGGTTGCACAAAGCACCTGTCTAGAAATACTAAAAAAGAAGCAGGCAAGATCAAATCAGCAGCTATTCTATCATAATTAGCATGCTGAGCAGCCTTTGGAAATTTGCCCTTTTGAATCTGCAGTGGAAATATTTGAGCTGGAGGAAAATAAGCCGGATAACTTCAGTTGCAATACAGAAAATAGAGATTTAGATATAAATAGCCCCTAcgaatatgaaaaaaaaacatgGATGGCAGGGAATCccttaatatatttatatttatttatgttcCAGTCTGCATAGGAACAGAATGTTATTCTGGTATTCACAGATGGTTTGTTCATAGTGCCCATCACTGTCTCAAAAAAGATGTAACAAATAGATGTTTAGAAGTGGGTAATGAAAAAGCCTCCAGGCAAAGGTGATGAAAGGGTGGGAAGAGGGGTTCATCAGTATTTGAGATGCAGTGCCCACAGGAGTCCCACAGCAGGAAACAGGAGTGAAAGTTGGAAAGAGTGCAGCGATGAACCAAAAAACCCTGTGTTTGTGTTGGAAATGTGACCCAAAAATCTGAACTCTTCTGTCAGAATGCAGCGTACTGGGCATGCCAAGTTGGCAAATTACAGCCAAGGATAGAAATAACCGTAATTTTACATCGTCATAGCACTAAGATCAGTGAAAAGCATGCTGTCAGAGGTGCTTTGCTGGAGTCTTAACCTCTCCTTCATCTGTAGCCGCTTCATGAGAGCATTAACCAGGGGACTGGAAACTCTGGGTCCTTTCTGCCCAAGTTCAGCCTGAGGGTGTTGAATGAAAATTTGCCCACTTTGGAGAGAATATTCCAACCGCTGGGCTGCCAGACTCTCGTGAAATGCACCTTGTGTCTCCCTTTATAACGTGGCTGCTGTAAGCAGCTAGAGGGAGAGTAAACAAAGAAACTTTTCCTCTGTAGCTTCTGTACTTCCCTTCTGCCATCTGTCTGGGAGCTGCCTCAGGGACCTACAGGCATACACCAGCCTTCATTTATATCTCTCCCAGCATGTAAAGAAGGGACATAATTTTACCAGCTGCGTCACCCTGGACATTTTGCATACGATTTTTCCATTTTGGAGTAGTGTTACCAGTAATTCCTAATGGTAATGGATGAATATAACCTGTGGAAGTGATGATAAATATCAAATACAGTGCTTATAAAAAAAGTACGTGCACAGCTGGGCAGAGGGAATGCATGTCTCGCCGTGGGAATAGCTATCTAATGCTGTTAGTTTTGATGCCAGTACTAAATGCAAAGCATGAGTAATTTTGCAGCTTAATGTTCAGTACTAAACAGTAAATGAAAGGTCAGTCCAACATGTTAACTGTCATGGAATAGTAAACACTACTTTAATTGCTTCATGCAGCCAGCTTGGATTTTTGGTGTGTCTGTTGTCATGTTTTGAGCAGTATGGTCCAGAGCTTTGTCCTGATTACCTCCCCTGGTCAAGTGAAAAAGCCTCAAATTAAGGATAAACTTTATGCCTGGGCTTTTCAGGCAGCATACTGGGAGTGTGCTTTGAATGCTTAAAAGCCGTGCTGGGGAAGAGCTAGGGGTCATTTCTTGATCTGAAATCCAGGTTGGAATGTAGTTTTGCATTTTCTTGAGgttttcctttcttgcttttcatttctgaagtGCAGAAGTTTAGCAGCTCCTGTTGCACTTTCACACTCTGTTTTTTAGCCTCCCCAGCACTATAGCAGATAGGAAACAACATATACAGATAAGAAAGAATATGAAGGGAAAGGGCTACTGCTAAGTTTCCCCAGGCCAAGCCCGTTGAGAGCTCAGGGGTGTCCAGTGTGCCATGTGCATCGGTGTCAGACACACGACCTGCAACATCCCCAGATCACAGTTCATAGCATTCGCTTTCTGTACTGGCAGCAGTTTCGCCCCggcttttgcatttaaaaatctcTCTGCAGGGAGAGATCTGTTGTACTGTAGTTATGAAGCAATACACGTGCACATTTCAGAGTATTCACAATGGCAACATCTGCAGGTATAGCCGTAAGGTCTGCTTTTTATGAATCCGTTGATAGAAGTCCTGAAATTGTGCCTTTTAATCAAATATGGCAAAATATTTGttgaaagaaaatctgtattCATGAATATGTTGCTGTCTGAATTCACAACGAAATTCTGCTATTTCTG belongs to Athene noctua chromosome 7, bAthNoc1.hap1.1, whole genome shotgun sequence and includes:
- the INSIG2 gene encoding insulin-induced gene 2 protein isoform X2, yielding MDRHLGEPHKFKREWSSVMRCVAVFVGINHASAKVNFANNIQLSLTLAALSIGLWWTFDRSRSGFGLGIGIAFLATLVSQLLVYNGVYQYTSPDFLYVRSWLPCIFFAGGITMGNIGRQLAMYECKVIAEKSHED